A single window of Nicotiana sylvestris chromosome 5, ASM39365v2, whole genome shotgun sequence DNA harbors:
- the LOC104217864 gene encoding trihelix transcription factor DF1-like, whose translation MLETSVLLENSATAAAGGAAVTQAVELKNDGGSGGGSVGGGSEEEERSRGELEGEKNNISGGNRWPHDETLALLKIRSQMDIAFRDSNLKGPLWDEISRKMVELGYNRNAKKCREKFENIYKYHKRTKDGRSGRQTGKNYRFFEQLELLDNQVNRTDTTTSISMPVPMPMPMTMIKPATSGCQDFTYRNQGFNPEFMSTSTSTTSSSGKESDGSVKKKRKLAGYFERLMKQVLDKQEDLQNKFLEAIEKCERDRIEREETWKMQEIARLKKEKEALANERAISAAKDAAVIAFLQKISEQTVQVQSPMKLSHEKKTENSSVKTVESQENVLQQDNDKQENMLDKQDIIDSAGENSFHMSSCRWPKAEVEALIKLRTNVDLQYPDNGSPKGPLWEDISSGMKKLGYDRNAKRCKEKWENINKYYRRVKESQKRRPEDSKTCPYFHLLDSIYQNKSKKQLLSSENPGSSMKAGELLMQIMNQQQQQQQQLETENIHRQNVEQSQ comes from the exons atgctGGAAACTTCAGTGTTGTTGGAGAATTCAGCTACTGCTGCTGCTGGTGGCGCCGCCGTAACTCAGGCGGTGGAGCTGAAGAATGACGGCGGCAGCGGTGGTGGTAGTGTCGGTGGAGGCTCAGAAGAGGAAGAAAGAAGCAGAGGGGAATTAGAAGGTGAAAAGAATAATATATCAGGTGGGAATCGTTGGCCACATGATGAAACTTTGGCTTTGCTCAAAATAAGGTCTCAAATGGACATTGCATTTCGTGATTCCAATCTCAAAGGCCCTCTTTGGGATGAAATTTCTAG GAAAATGGTTGAGCTAGGGTATAATCGAAATGCAAAGAAATGCAGGGAGAAATTTGAGAATATTTATAAGTATCACAAAAGAACAAAAGATGGTAGATCTGGTAGACAAACTGGGAAAAATTATCGATTTTTCGAGCAATTAGAGCTTTTGGACAACCAGGTTAATAGGACAGATACAACAACATCAATTTCAATGCCAGTACCAATGCCTATGCCGATGACAATGATAAAACCAGCCACTAGTGGATGTCAAGATTTCACTTATCGAAACCAAGGTTTTAATCCGGAGTTCATGTCTACGTCCACGTCTACAACCTCTTCCTCGGGTAAGGAATCCGATGGTAGtgtgaagaagaaaaggaaattggCTGGTTATTTTGAGAGGTTGATGAAGCAAGTGTTGGACAAGCAAGAGGATTTGCAAAACAAGTTCTTGGAAGCAATAGAAAAATGCGAGAGGGATCGGATAGAGAGGGAAGAAACTTGGAAGATGCAGGAAATAGCaagattaaagaaagaaaaagaagcacTAGCCAATGAAAGAGCAATTTCTGCTGCCAAAGATGCAGCAGTGATTGCTTTCTTGCAGAAAATCTCAGAGCAAACCGTTCAAGTACAGTCGCCAATGAAATTATCTCATGAAAAGAAGACTGAGAATTCGTCGGTGAAAACTGTTGAAAGCCAAGAGAATGTTTTGCAGCAAGACAATGATAAGCAAGAGAACATGTTAGACAAACAAGATATAATAGACAGTGCTGGTGAGAATTCGTTTCATATGAGTTCTTGTCGATGGCCTAAAGCAGAAGTTGAAGCATTGATCAAGTTAAGAACGAACGTTGACTTGCAATATCCAGACAATGGATCACCAAAAGGGCCTCTATGGGAAGATATCTCATCTGGTATGAAAAAGCTTGGATATGATAGAAATGCCAAGAGGTGTAAAGAGAAATGGGAGAACATAAACAAGTATTATAGGAGAGTTAAAGAAAGCCAAAAGAGGAGGCCAGAAGATTCAAAAACGTGTCCTTATTTTCATCTACTGGATTCTATCTATCAAAACAAGTCCAAGAAACAATTGCTCAGTTCAGAAAATCCAGGTTCTAGTATGAAGGCTGGAGAGTTACTAATGCAAATAATGAAccaacaacagcagcagcagcaacagttggAAACAGAAAATATTCACAGACAAAATGTTGAACAAAGTCAATAA
- the LOC138869449 gene encoding uncharacterized protein yields the protein MGFKKYSELISHLLVVEKHNGLLMKNHESRPTGSCPFSEVNETNFHQAKCGRVRGPSRGHGRGRGRNSNHGNNNAPKNPPRYQQWKRKEQKHEAVQAPNAENACYRCGRKGHWSHTCRTPKHLVKLYQASLKKTEKNVEANFISEDNLDFMHLNVADYFALPKGETSHVISSEYVEM from the coding sequence atgggatttaaaaagtattctgaacttatctcacatcttcttgtAGTCGAgaaacataatgggctattaatgaaaaaccatgaaagtcgacctactggttcttgtccattctctgaagtgaatgagacgaacttccaccaagctaaatgTGGAAGAgttcgtggccccagtcgtggtcatggccgtggtcgaggaagaaactctaatcatggtaataataatgcaccaaagaaccctCCTCGctaccagcagtggaaaaggaaggaacaaaagcatgaagcggtgcaagcaccaaatgcagaaaatgcatgctatagatgtggaagaaaagggcactggtcacatacctgtcgtacgccaaagcatcTGGTtaagctttatcaagcctccttaaagaagacagagaaaaatgttgaagcaaattttatttctgaagataatttagacttcatgcatttgaatgtagctgattactttgcactcccaaaaggagaaacaagtcatgtaatcagTAGTGAatatgtagaaatgtaa